A stretch of DNA from Lycium ferocissimum isolate CSIRO_LF1 chromosome 4, AGI_CSIRO_Lferr_CH_V1, whole genome shotgun sequence:
ctctatcgcacgatctaagatagaaagaaaggtcaatgattcctaaatgccccgcagcctcccgtttataagtgtggacttcacacccataaagcGAGGACTCTACCGAACACGGTCtatagacaatccctaggatgaactgctctgataccacttttgtcacgacccaaaccgatgggccgcaacaagtgcccgaccattgctggccaagcactcctatgcttgcatttacttctcactgactgtCCTGGGCCCATATACAATCTGTAACTGTGCTAAACtatctcccgaacaatcaacataaaagacaccgtacctagaactcacggccaacgcatacatataaacataagcactgagaataacagcgtgagccgatttggccgccacacaaatatactgtacaacaaaatacacgccgaTGAGGTTGCATAATAttacgactacatatcactgtctacagacctctatggagtacaaactgtagaaaggataggacaaggccctgccatacccacaTATGTACGTAACAAGATGGCATACCAAACGGactgaagctccggatcaatggagcgtaccgacTGCCGCTGAGGGGAGGTCATACTGCTATGAATCGTCGGTGGTTATCCGATCTGCGGGCGAAAgccggcgtccacaagaaggaacGTCGAtgacgaataatgtaccgagtatgtaaggcatgaatagtaacatagtaagggatgtaaagtatgaaaaataatagaatggaaatatagagcatatcgtgagataaaaagagtaactttgtacatgtgagtgcctcttagggcggatgccatgcatgcttagctttctttgaaaaacattttttttgttcatatatatagaaaatagaacatatcatgttgccgaggcgtcggctccgatctatttaaccacatatgtcccgcgtccgggatgatatcatgtcatattataccaactgatcaggtggttacgcgtatataacgctctggcccttttttccatattccccatttacatatacatatatcatataagcagcatgcacgagagcccatggaaagttatgtctctatcggagtgacgaaaggtcggtaacctccgattatagtatgaaataatcatcattgttttgtctcaccttgaaggaataattattataaggtgaggctatcaatgaagaatagcatcAAGAGAAAATATAGAATTgggtcataaatctcataaggcgtcaattcatatactttggaatcttaaaaaaaattagtcatcAGCCATGaataaattgagaaatcaagaaatagctcaacattcttacaTCGTTAGtgaaatcgtaaacttggaAACTTTAAAcacggaatcatcatcatcataatcatcgtaggaaaatattatCATCTTTGATATCATCATTATGATCGTGAAAACAAgttcatcgttgttatcataagagctcacggagccataaatctctgatttagaaaatatgaacattttggaaaacatttatgaattattaggaaaggaattatgccttggagtcataaacatctaacttttgaaaacaaggaagacATGGAAACATTTACGAAGTCATAACatcggaatcatgccttggaaagaaagggacgagccttaacatacctttttggttgccttaactttaaatattcaacgcttggcctcccaggctcgtaaatctatattcaagaaaatttatactattgttagacccatcttcataggcctgtcttaagccctcaaactaactctttctagaatctgctgaaatttcggcagcatctcccctgtttatatgcctagcccgaaattataattcagcaaccacTAACAACAACGACGACAATataatcatttccaacaccaatatgtaccataaaacatcccacacgatgttttccaatttccacaaccaaccaactcactatacaattatttaacgactttatctccgtaaataaaccaaaattaacattaataataggagattcataccttatttttgttagaacagcgatatcttcaatatccaccctgaatccaccgcaaaaccatactagaatcacatccatgcgtttatccgagcttcgattaatactccgtcgcttgaaatttgcttactttgtgatctcctctctctctctcttcaattttctgggcaaatctggtgaaaaaagggGTAGCAAGTtggttactgtagcagtactgtagcacgcgtttctactCTAttagctgaacttgtaacgtccataattctctactccgatctcctatcgatgagcagtttgttgagttggaaactagactcgacgaacttcattttaggcttttgtttcaccttaaaacacttcatatgctaaaagatattcATCCCCCAATTAGGACAAaatttttcacacaaaacattacctatcctttctccaaaggcgtactacttcatttcttccactcatttccttataaaaccttccggtataccttgtatacatccttcactcattaaatatatttaataatgcttgctacttatattccaaagtagttttacttaaccctaactcaacgtacttatgtttcaaatttgataagtgctcttcgaagattcGGAGTATAACAttagtctcccaagtagcctcttccaCAGGGCGATGCTTctattgcaccttcacagaagcaatctccttggacATCATTTTTGGAACTTGCCTATCTAGGATtgcgataggctcctcctcataagtcaaattctcatcaagcaacatAGAATCCCAACGGACAATGTAGGTACCATCGGCGTGGTATCTCTTCAGCATCAAGACATAAAAGACCGGATGGAGTCCCGCCCAGCCTGGCggcaatgctaactcataagctaaaaCTCCTACACAATCCATGATTTCAAACAGGCCAATGTATctagggctcaacttgcccctcttaccaaacctcataacaccctttattggtgaaaccttcaatagaaccttaTCACCAATAGCAAAATTCAAATCCCGAACCTTCCGGTCTGCATACACCTTCTGCCGGCTCTGAGCCGCCACAAGTCttgcctgaataactctcactctctCAAGGGACTCCCTCAATATATCCATGCTCCCAGGtcgagcctcgaacccatcgaaccaaccaatcggagatctacacctcctaccatataaggcctcaaagagcgccataccaatactcgattgataactgttgttgtacgcaaacaCTACCAAAGGCAAgtgttgatcccaatgaccgccaaagtcaataacacacgctctcaacatgtcctagAGCACTTGAATGGTCTGCTCGAactggccatcggtctggggacGGAAAGCTATACTaaagtccaatcgggtacccaactcgtcatgaaatgctctccagaatcgggaagtgaagatagtaccccaaTCAGATACAACAAAAATAGGGATCCCATGTAATCTCATAATATCTCGAATATACATCTTGTCTAACTTCTTCGCGGTATAAGAAACCTGAACCgaaacaaagtgagcggacttagtcaatcgatccactatcacccaaatagaatcaaacttgccaagggtctttGGAAGACCGGTGACAAagtccatggtaatcctctcacacttccactcaggaatgggcatcctcttaAATACCCTACCGGGTCGTActttacctgttgacaattcccacacttagccacaaaatcaactatatccctcttcatacgGCGCCACCAATAGTCTTtgtctcaagtcacggtacatcttggtCACTCCTAGATGAATGGAAAGGCGAGAGTTGTGGGCCTCagataagatcaactgaatGAGATCACCAACACGAGAAATGCATACGCGCcctctaatcctcagaatgccGTCAGAGTCAATCACAGCCTCCTTAGCCTCACCTTTCGACACCCTATCTCGGATTTTGCTCAACTAagaatcctcaaactgatgagccttgatccgatccaatagcgatgatctcgcctctatacaagccaaaatcctgcccGGGGTCGAGATGTCAAGacgaacgaaactgttggccagagtctgaacctccatggccaacgaaTGCTTGGAAACAACAAATCGAGCTAACCttcccatactcactgccttgcgactcaaggtatcagccaccacattggctttactAGGGTGATAcaaaatagagatgtcataatccttcaggaGCTCTATCAATCGGcgctgcctagaattaagatctctctggatAAACACATCtttgaaggctacggtgatcggtaaaaacctcacaatggacgccgtacaagtaatgcctccaaagcttcaaagcaaagaccacgaccaacaactccaaatcatgggtacggtaattcttctcgtgaaaCTTCAACTggcgggaagcataagctatcactctaccctcctgcatcaacaccgtacccaaacccatacgagaagcatcacaatagaccgcgaagtccttgccctccacaGGTAAGGCTAGGATCGGGCTGTGGTTAAAAAGCttcgagcttttgaaagctctcctcacaatcatccgtccactggaagggaacatccttttgAGTGAATTGAGTCAAGAATGAAGCAATGGCAGCAAAACCCTTTACAAAATGATGGTAATAACTGGctaaacccacaaaactacgaatctcgataacggtagtgggcctcgcccaacccctcacggcctcaatcttctgtggatcaaccataatcccctccttggaaaccacatggcctaagaatgctACAGACTCTAACCAAAACttacactttgaaaatttagcaaacagactatgtttcttcaacatcCCAAGGACGGTACGAAGATGGCTCTTATGCTccactctactcttggaatacaccaagatgtcatcaataaacacaatcacaaaagaatcaaggaaCAACCTAAAGATGTCATTTatcaaggtcataaatgcagttggggcattggtaagcccgaaaaacatcactagaaactcatagtggtcATAGCTCGTCCGAaatgctgtcttcggaatatcctccgccctaatcttcaactgatgatagTCGGAACGCAAATCAATCTAAGAATacactgaagcaccctgaagctggttaaatagatcatcaatacgaggcatagggcaattgttcCGGAGAGTgaccttgttcagctggcggtaatcaatgcacatcctcatggtcccatatttcttcttcacaaataacactggaGCACCTTaaggggagacgctcggtctaatgaaccccttgctcaataaatccttcAATTGTTCCTTAAGTTCTCTCAACTCAgaaggtgccatccgatatggtggaatGAAAATAGGACGAGTACCCGAGTCCACAtcgatacagaaatcaatgtcacgatcggGTGGAATACTCGGCAAATCTAATGGAATAGACTCAAGGGATAGAGATGCAACAGTCATATCACGAACATGCGTAaaatacgctaaacaccccttacctACTAATTTCTTCccccgaaggaaggaaatgatcttctttagagcgggactaggagtacctctctGCTCAAGCCTAGGgatgcccggcatggctaaagtgactgtcttggaGTGACAGTCcgagatcgcatgataaggagaaagctaGGACATACCCAacataatatcaaagtccaccatatctaGAATTATCAAATCTACCCAGGTGTCATACCCTagaaaagtaactaaacaagaccggtagactcgatcaataaccacagaatctccaactggagtagacATATGAATAGATATATCTATGCTATTACAGggtaaatcccaaccaacggcatgaaatgcagatacatatgaataagtggatccaggatcaaataacaatgggctccaccaCGCCTAGTATGGGATCCGCCTCTAGAACTCTGAGTACCGCCTCTAGCTTGCTGGGATCCACCTCTAGAACCACGAGAAGtaccgcggcctgactgagcaccacCTCTTTGAGAAGTTCCCCCCGACCTCCAGATGAAACAGGAGTCCTCGGTGGCTGATAATCCCGCCCAGGTTGGGGACATCTCTTGGCAATATGCCAAACCTCCCCACAAAAGAAACAGGTAAGAGGAGTCGAATACTAAAACACGAAAACTAAAAACCCGGATGAAGCAGTCCTTTCCACTAGTCTAGAGAACGAGCTCTTACGAGCTTTCTGCCTAGGTGGCTCACTAGAGCAAGCCGGTAATCCTGAATGTACTGGACGATCGAAATAGGGCTGCGGTGGCCTCGAAAACTGACCGGCGCCCCTCTTACCATAACCCGTAAAGCTGCCAGTCTGACGCCTCTTATTACCACCACTAAAAGCGCAGGCCTTGGTGCCCTCAACAATCGAAGCATGATCACTAATCAACTGGAAGGAATCCCCCATAAATTCCATCTAAAGACAAGAAATTTGTAGAGAGCCCACTAGTCCTCCAACGAAGCGCCTGATCCTATCAGCCTCGGTAGGAATCAACGGAGTAGAGTATCAGGTCAAATAAAGGAATCGCGTCACATAAGACTCCAAAGACATGCCCCTCTACTCCAGGTGTAGAAATTTCTCCCTACGAGCCTTTCTCAAAGATcagggcacatacttctcaaggaaggctcGGTAGAACTGAGTCTAAGTCAACGGAGGAGAACCCCGTGTTTGCACGccacaaaatacctccaccatgTCTTCACATCACCGCGAAACTAGTAGGACACATAATCGATGCCGTGGGTCTCCACTATACCCATACGGTGCAGCAgctcatgcat
This window harbors:
- the LOC132054295 gene encoding uncharacterized protein LOC132054295, translated to MDILRESLERVRVIQARLVAAQSRQKVYADRKVRDLNFAIGVLAYELALPPGWAGLHPVFYVLMLKRYHADGTYIVRWDSMLLDENLTYEEEPIAILDRQVPKMMSKEIASVKVQ